Proteins from one Myxococcales bacterium genomic window:
- a CDS encoding sigma-70 family RNA polymerase sigma factor, which produces MDALAPGFELSTLVAAGDLRRAGEWLVARHARDVISLCRSMLRERELAEDVAQDVFAQAFTHLRGYRGEASPRTWLLAIARNRCIDQLRRSQREPWDDAGEGGEPDEHADDAPLPAELLVRRDDVDAALSELAEGERALIVLRFRLGLEYPELALVFGLREGTVRMRLSRALAKMRDRLELRDQVVGAPSYELDEAVMPAARGRAAGSAAHLLPPPAPAAFASPEEAAGSNAPTGAPVPLAGAPLPPTGAPPPPIMRAGSARASAVPAAGEAPARRKGGGLLERVKDFLGRPSESGSGGAPSVRASAAPLPLAGVASTPFALALAPEDDEPSASFGEKLLRLMAGLPGR; this is translated from the coding sequence GTGGACGCGCTAGCCCCCGGCTTCGAGCTCTCGACCCTGGTCGCCGCGGGCGATCTGCGGCGGGCCGGCGAGTGGCTGGTTGCGCGCCACGCCCGGGACGTCATCAGCCTGTGTCGCAGCATGCTGCGCGAACGCGAGCTGGCCGAGGACGTCGCGCAAGACGTGTTCGCGCAGGCGTTCACTCATCTCCGAGGATACCGTGGCGAGGCGTCCCCTCGCACCTGGCTTCTGGCCATCGCGCGCAATCGCTGCATCGATCAACTGCGGCGCAGTCAGCGGGAGCCCTGGGACGACGCGGGCGAAGGCGGCGAGCCCGACGAGCACGCCGACGACGCGCCGCTCCCCGCGGAGCTGCTCGTGCGGCGCGATGACGTGGACGCCGCGCTCTCGGAGCTTGCGGAAGGAGAGCGTGCGCTGATCGTGTTGCGGTTTCGTCTTGGGCTCGAGTATCCGGAGCTCGCGCTGGTGTTTGGTCTGCGGGAGGGCACAGTGCGCATGCGCTTGTCGCGCGCGCTCGCCAAGATGCGCGACCGGCTCGAGCTTCGCGATCAGGTGGTTGGCGCACCCAGCTACGAGCTGGACGAAGCCGTGATGCCGGCCGCGCGCGGGCGAGCTGCCGGGTCCGCGGCACACTTGCTTCCACCGCCCGCTCCTGCCGCCTTCGCCTCCCCCGAGGAAGCAGCGGGCTCGAACGCGCCGACCGGCGCTCCGGTCCCACTGGCCGGCGCTCCGTTGCCGCCGACCGGCGCTCCGCCCCCGCCGATCATGAGGGCGGGTTCGGCCCGGGCGTCGGCAGTGCCGGCGGCCGGGGAGGCGCCTGCGCGCCGCAAGGGCGGCGGTTTGCTCGAGCGAGTGAAGGACTTCCTCGGCAGGCCGAGCGAGTCAGGCTCGGGTGGTGCGCCCTCGGTCCGCGCGTCGGCGGCGCCGCTGCCCCTCGCTGGTGTGGCATCGACGCCGTTTGCGCTCGCGCTCGCGCCTGAAGATGATGAGCCGAGCGCGAGTTTCGGGGAGAAGCTCTTGCGCTTGATGGCGGGGTTGCCGGGGCGGTAG
- a CDS encoding helix-turn-helix transcriptional regulator, which yields MADDLATRLAHNVKELRQARGMTQAQVSKLASLPRATWANLESGMANPTLGVLHSVAAALEVPLEELIASPRADVKLYPKGSLPSRSRGRVLVRSLLPDNLPNTQIERLELPHGARLIGVPHTPGTREYLTCESGEIELTTHGETLRLAPGDVAVFRGDQKHSYGNPATKLAVGYSVVLLKPAG from the coding sequence ATGGCCGATGACCTCGCGACTCGCCTCGCCCACAACGTGAAGGAGCTGCGCCAGGCCCGGGGCATGACCCAGGCCCAGGTCTCGAAGCTCGCGTCCCTGCCCCGCGCCACCTGGGCGAATCTGGAGTCCGGCATGGCAAATCCGACGCTGGGCGTGCTGCACAGCGTGGCGGCCGCCCTGGAGGTTCCGCTCGAGGAGCTGATCGCCTCACCGCGCGCCGACGTGAAGCTCTACCCCAAGGGCAGCCTACCTTCGCGCTCCCGGGGGCGAGTGCTGGTGCGCTCGCTGCTGCCCGACAACCTACCGAACACGCAGATCGAGCGGCTCGAGCTGCCGCACGGCGCACGTTTGATCGGAGTGCCGCACACGCCGGGGACCCGCGAGTACCTCACGTGTGAGAGCGGCGAGATCGAGCTGACCACTCACGGCGAGACGCTGCGCCTGGCACCGGGCGACGTGGCCGTGTTCCGTGGCGACCAGAAACACTCCTACGGCAACCCAGCAACCAAGCTGGCTGTCGGTTACTCGGTGGTGTTGCTCAAGCCGGCGGGATGA
- a CDS encoding type II toxin-antitoxin system Phd/YefM family antitoxin, protein MSKSYTVATARAKLAKIVDEVESGKEVEITRRGKKVAVVMSATRYARLRGDRVAFMTAYETFREDTDLSQVGVEPGWAKGLRDRDVGRGVKL, encoded by the coding sequence GTGTCGAAGAGCTACACCGTGGCGACTGCTCGGGCGAAGCTGGCCAAGATCGTTGATGAAGTCGAGTCCGGGAAGGAAGTCGAAATCACGCGGCGGGGAAAAAAGGTCGCCGTGGTGATGTCGGCCACGAGGTACGCCCGTCTGCGCGGCGATCGCGTGGCGTTCATGACAGCGTACGAGACCTTTCGCGAGGATACCGATTTGAGCCAGGTCGGAGTCGAGCCGGGCTGGGCGAAGGGGCTTCGTGATCGCGACGTGGGTCGAGGTGTCAAACTGTGA
- a CDS encoding type II toxin-antitoxin system VapC family toxin, whose product MTRFLLDTSTISAVVWKVPDSGVLARLTEHGGECATCAPVWHELQFGVRRLPRGRRRTALEGFLEEVVRATLPIFPYDERAAEWHGEERARLERSGRKPPFVDGQIAAIAVTCGIPLITANPADFKSFKGLVVDNWVGGR is encoded by the coding sequence GTGACGCGATTCCTGTTGGACACGAGTACGATTTCGGCGGTTGTGTGGAAGGTCCCGGACTCGGGCGTGCTGGCGCGCTTGACCGAACATGGTGGGGAGTGCGCGACGTGCGCACCGGTCTGGCATGAGCTCCAGTTCGGCGTCCGGCGACTTCCTCGGGGGAGACGCAGGACCGCATTGGAGGGCTTCCTCGAGGAAGTCGTGCGCGCGACACTGCCGATCTTCCCCTACGACGAACGTGCGGCGGAGTGGCACGGCGAAGAGCGCGCGCGACTCGAACGCTCAGGAAGGAAGCCGCCGTTCGTTGACGGACAGATCGCAGCAATCGCCGTGACCTGTGGCATTCCACTGATCACGGCGAACCCGGCCGACTTCAAGTCGTTCAAAGGGCTGGTCGTCGACAACTGGGTGGGCGGACGTTAG
- a CDS encoding ParB N-terminal domain-containing protein, translating into MDLELHQLDRRYEALRTTSRERDSRVVASLARDGQQLPVVVIAATDAGRYILVDGYKRVRGLHKLGQDLVRATCWDLPEPEALLLGRLMRAAEGRARSSRHGWCASSRSDSSCRSKIWPAASVAARAGWSRRLGLAATLPEAIQQLVRDGKLSPHAAMKHLLPLARANRAGAIALAQALAPLRPSTRQTALLCAAFARGSETSREQLLLHPELLLRASEPRGGKPDDPAQELERDVGAVGGIARRALTRVRGGSFSSCCRRSRRALRRTAAGARRDVEHLVSTIEKEVPDVG; encoded by the coding sequence ATGGACCTCGAGCTCCACCAGCTGGACCGCCGGTACGAGGCGCTGCGGACGACGAGCCGCGAGCGCGACAGCCGGGTTGTGGCGTCCCTGGCTCGCGACGGCCAGCAGCTGCCGGTAGTCGTGATCGCGGCGACAGACGCCGGCCGCTACATCCTGGTCGACGGCTACAAGCGGGTCCGAGGGCTCCACAAGCTCGGCCAGGATCTGGTCCGCGCCACCTGCTGGGACCTGCCCGAGCCGGAGGCGCTGCTGCTCGGGCGGCTGATGCGCGCGGCCGAGGGGAGAGCGCGCTCGAGCAGGCATGGCTGGTGCGCGAGCTCCAGGAGCGATTCGAGCTGTCGCTCGAAGATCTGGCCCGCCGCTTCGGTCGCAGCCCGAGCTGGGTGGAGTCGCCGGCTCGGCCTGGCCGCGACGCTGCCCGAAGCAATCCAGCAGCTGGTGCGCGACGGAAAGCTGTCCCCGCACGCCGCCATGAAACACCTGTTGCCTTTGGCGCGCGCCAACCGCGCGGGCGCCATCGCCCTGGCCCAGGCCCTCGCCCCGCTCCGCCCGAGCACGCGGCAGACGGCGCTCTTGTGCGCTGCGTTTGCACGCGGCAGCGAGACGAGCCGCGAGCAGTTGCTGCTGCACCCGGAGCTGCTTCTGCGTGCCAGCGAGCCACGCGGCGGCAAGCCCGACGACCCGGCGCAAGAGCTCGAGCGAGACGTCGGCGCCGTGGGTGGCATCGCCCGGCGCGCGCTGACTCGAGTCCGGGGTGGGTCGTTCAGCAGCTGTTGCCGCCGGAGCAGGCGCGCTTTGCGGCGGACTGCTGCTGGCGCGCGCCGCGACGTCGAGCACTTGGTCAGCACCATCGAGAAGGAGGTTCCCGATGTTGGATGA